The Exiguobacterium aurantiacum DSM 6208 genome includes a window with the following:
- a CDS encoding sulfite exporter TauE/SafE family protein, whose protein sequence is MWSLLFIPLGALVGALSGFFGIGGGVIIVPVLLFSGYSAAEAVATSLLFVVGTSLSGAKKHTSLGNVSWPTGVTIGLVGAVTAQLSSRLVLAISGTYDWLLNLFYLAILSYFAVTLLKKTSKPQKPKKSSLLAALVIGMMAGLLSALLGIGGGFIIVPLLVSWLGFSTHRGVGTSLAAVLFISLGGLVGYLPSLSLDYVTPLALVIGAFIGAPFGATLTNRYHDKEISNRLAWLYMAVITSIALDLGAAVYAPLAYVSLAVLLAFLVGIGLDFKRRIVNQNHFS, encoded by the coding sequence ATGTGGTCATTGCTCTTCATCCCGCTCGGTGCCCTCGTCGGCGCGTTGTCCGGATTTTTCGGCATCGGCGGTGGTGTCATCATCGTCCCGGTGCTGCTCTTCAGTGGATACTCGGCGGCCGAGGCCGTCGCGACGTCCCTTCTGTTCGTCGTCGGAACGAGCCTGTCAGGTGCGAAAAAGCATACGTCGCTCGGCAACGTGTCGTGGCCGACGGGTGTGACGATCGGACTCGTCGGTGCCGTGACGGCACAACTGTCGAGCCGCCTCGTCCTCGCCATCTCGGGGACGTACGATTGGTTGCTCAATCTATTTTATCTGGCTATCCTATCTTATTTTGCCGTTACGCTATTAAAGAAAACATCTAAACCGCAGAAGCCGAAAAAATCATCGCTGCTTGCCGCCCTCGTCATCGGGATGATGGCCGGGCTGTTGTCGGCACTCCTAGGCATCGGTGGCGGTTTCATCATCGTCCCGCTCCTCGTCAGTTGGCTCGGCTTCTCGACACATCGCGGGGTCGGGACGAGCCTGGCTGCCGTCCTGTTCATCTCGCTCGGCGGACTCGTCGGTTATCTCCCATCGCTGTCGCTCGACTACGTGACACCGCTCGCGTTGGTCATCGGCGCTTTCATCGGGGCCCCGTTCGGCGCCACGCTCACGAATCGCTATCACGATAAAGAAATCTCTAACCGACTCGCCTGGTTGTATATGGCCGTCATCACCTCAATCGCGCTCGATCTTGGTGCCGCCGTCTATGCGCCGCTCGCGTACGTCAGTTTGGCGGTCCTGCTCGCTTTTCTTGTCGGGATTGGACTCGACTTCAAACGGCGTATTGTCAATCAAAACCACTTTTCATAA
- the uvrB gene encoding excinuclease ABC subunit UvrB: MDKINVPFELQSEYSPAGDQPEAIRELVEGVNRGDRYQTLLGATGTGKTFTVSNVIQEVKKPTLVLAHNKTLAGQLYSEFKEFFPNNAVEYFVSYYDYYQPEAYVPSTDTFIEKDASINDEIDKLRHSATSALFEREDVIIVASVSCIYGLGNPEEYNSLVLSLRVGKELGRDQMLRKLIDIQYERNDIDFQRGRFRVRGDVVEIFPASRDEQCLRVEFFGDEIDRIREMDPLTGEIIADREHVSIFPASHFVTRDEKLQKAIVNIEAELEEQLAKFREEGKLLEAQRLEQRTNYDLEMMREMGYCSGIENYSRHLNLTEAGATPYTLIDYFPKDFLLVADESHVTLPQVRGMYNGDQARKQVLVDHGFRLPSAKDNRPLKFDEFEKKLSQAIFISATPGPYELEHTPHMVEQIIRPTGLLDPTIEIHPIKGQIDYLMDQIRERIKRDERVLVTTLTKKMAEDLSDYLREAGIKVNYMHSEIKTLERIEIIRDLRLGKYDVLVGINLLREGLDIPEVSLVTILDADKEGFLRSDRSLIQTIGRAARNSNGHVILFADKMTDSMTRAIEETDRRRSIQQAYNEEHGITPQTIRKEVRGVIRATVDAEEEVLESLSSMKPAEREAAIAKLEEEMKQAARDLQFERAAELRDLILELKVGS, translated from the coding sequence ATGGACAAGATCAACGTTCCGTTCGAATTACAATCGGAATACAGTCCGGCAGGTGACCAGCCGGAGGCGATTCGAGAGCTCGTCGAAGGGGTCAACCGAGGCGACCGTTACCAGACGCTGCTCGGTGCGACGGGTACCGGTAAGACGTTCACCGTGTCGAACGTCATCCAAGAAGTGAAGAAGCCGACGCTCGTCCTAGCCCACAACAAGACGCTCGCCGGCCAACTCTATTCCGAGTTCAAAGAGTTTTTCCCGAACAACGCCGTCGAATATTTCGTCAGCTATTACGATTACTATCAGCCGGAGGCGTACGTGCCTTCGACCGACACGTTCATCGAGAAAGACGCCTCGATCAACGACGAGATCGACAAGCTCCGCCACTCGGCGACGTCGGCCTTGTTCGAGCGGGAAGACGTCATCATCGTCGCCTCGGTATCGTGCATCTACGGTCTCGGTAACCCGGAAGAGTATAACAGTCTCGTCTTGAGCCTCCGGGTCGGGAAAGAGCTCGGACGTGACCAGATGCTCCGCAAGCTGATCGACATTCAATACGAGCGGAACGACATCGATTTCCAGCGCGGCCGGTTCCGTGTGCGCGGAGACGTCGTCGAGATCTTCCCGGCCTCACGCGACGAGCAGTGCTTGCGCGTCGAGTTTTTCGGTGACGAGATCGACCGCATCCGTGAGATGGACCCGCTCACCGGTGAGATCATCGCCGACCGGGAACACGTCTCGATCTTCCCGGCATCCCACTTCGTCACCCGCGACGAGAAGCTGCAAAAAGCGATCGTCAACATCGAGGCCGAGCTTGAAGAGCAGCTCGCGAAGTTCCGGGAGGAAGGAAAACTGCTCGAAGCGCAACGGCTCGAGCAGCGGACGAACTATGACCTCGAGATGATGCGTGAGATGGGCTACTGCTCAGGCATCGAGAACTATTCGCGACACTTGAACTTGACGGAGGCAGGGGCGACGCCATACACGCTCATCGACTACTTCCCGAAAGACTTCTTGCTCGTCGCCGATGAGTCGCACGTGACGCTCCCGCAAGTGCGCGGGATGTACAACGGAGACCAGGCCCGGAAACAAGTGCTCGTCGATCACGGCTTCCGGTTGCCATCGGCGAAAGACAACCGACCGCTCAAATTCGATGAGTTCGAGAAGAAGCTCAGTCAAGCGATCTTCATCTCGGCGACGCCGGGGCCGTATGAGCTCGAACATACACCGCATATGGTCGAACAGATCATCCGGCCGACGGGACTCCTCGACCCGACGATCGAGATCCACCCGATCAAAGGCCAAATCGATTACTTGATGGACCAAATCCGCGAACGCATCAAACGCGACGAGCGCGTCCTCGTGACAACGCTCACGAAGAAGATGGCCGAAGACTTATCGGACTATCTCCGGGAGGCGGGCATCAAGGTCAACTATATGCACTCGGAAATCAAGACGCTCGAGCGGATTGAGATCATCCGTGACCTGCGCCTCGGCAAGTACGACGTCCTCGTCGGCATCAACTTGCTCCGGGAAGGGCTCGATATCCCGGAAGTGAGTCTCGTCACGATCCTCGACGCCGACAAGGAAGGGTTCCTCCGTTCGGACCGTTCGCTCATCCAGACGATCGGCCGGGCGGCGCGGAACTCGAACGGTCACGTCATCTTGTTCGCCGACAAGATGACCGACTCGATGACACGGGCGATCGAAGAGACCGACCGCCGGCGTTCGATCCAACAGGCGTACAACGAAGAACACGGCATCACGCCGCAGACGATCCGGAAAGAAGTGCGCGGCGTCATCCGCGCGACGGTCGATGCCGAGGAAGAAGTGCTCGAGTCGCTCAGCTCGATGAAACCGGCCGAGCGCGAGGCGGCGATCGCCAAACTAGAAGAAGAGATGAAACAAGCGGCCCGCGACCTCCAGTTCGAGCGGGCGGCCGAATTGCGTGACTTAATCTTGGAGTTGAAGGTAGGGAGTTAA
- the glpK gene encoding glycerol kinase GlpK: MDKEKRYILALDQGTTSSRAIIFDHDGKIVTTAQREFKQYFPKPGWVEHNANEIWGSVLAVMAEAFGSADIDPKEIAAIGITNQRETAVVWEKETGRPVYNAVVWQSRQTAGICDELKEAGHADLFRDKTGLLIDAYFSGTKVKWILDNVDGAREKADNGELLFGTIDTWLIWKLSGGHAHVTDYSNASRTLMYNIYEQKWDDELLDILTVPKSMLPEVKPSSEVYAHTIPYHFFGFEVPIAGAAGDQQAALFGQACFDSGEGKNTYGTGCFMLMNTGEEAVKSDHGLLTTIAWGYDGKVEYALEGSIFVAGSAIQWLRDGLRMLKSAKDTEQYANRVETTDGVYVVPAFVGLGAPYWNSDVRGAIFGLTRGTEKEHFVRATLESLAYQTRDVLTAMEQDSGIELKTLRVDGGAVNNNFLMQFQADILDVPVERPEVSETTALGAAYLAGLAVGFWKDQAEIKQQWKLDQQFEPSMDESHRENLYKGWQHAVEATMGFKPSKLES, from the coding sequence ATGGATAAAGAAAAACGTTATATCTTAGCACTTGACCAAGGCACGACAAGCTCACGCGCCATCATCTTCGACCACGACGGCAAGATCGTCACGACCGCCCAGCGCGAGTTCAAGCAATACTTCCCGAAGCCAGGCTGGGTCGAGCATAACGCCAACGAGATCTGGGGTTCTGTCCTCGCCGTCATGGCCGAGGCGTTCGGTTCGGCCGACATCGACCCGAAAGAGATCGCGGCCATCGGGATCACGAACCAACGGGAAACAGCCGTCGTGTGGGAAAAAGAGACGGGACGTCCGGTCTATAACGCTGTCGTCTGGCAATCGCGTCAAACGGCCGGCATTTGTGACGAACTGAAAGAAGCGGGCCATGCCGACTTGTTCCGTGACAAGACGGGGCTATTGATCGACGCCTACTTCTCAGGGACGAAAGTGAAATGGATCCTCGACAACGTCGACGGCGCCCGTGAGAAAGCGGACAATGGCGAGCTCCTCTTCGGGACGATCGACACGTGGCTCATCTGGAAACTTTCCGGCGGCCACGCCCACGTCACCGACTACTCGAACGCGTCACGTACGCTCATGTACAACATCTATGAGCAGAAGTGGGATGACGAGCTCCTCGACATCCTCACTGTACCGAAATCGATGCTCCCGGAAGTCAAGCCATCGAGTGAAGTGTACGCCCATACGATCCCGTACCACTTCTTCGGCTTCGAAGTGCCGATCGCCGGCGCCGCTGGTGACCAACAGGCCGCCTTGTTCGGGCAAGCGTGCTTCGATTCAGGGGAAGGGAAAAACACGTACGGCACGGGTTGCTTCATGCTCATGAACACGGGCGAGGAAGCCGTCAAATCGGACCATGGCCTGTTGACGACGATCGCCTGGGGCTACGACGGGAAAGTCGAGTACGCGCTCGAAGGATCGATCTTCGTCGCCGGTTCGGCCATCCAATGGCTGCGCGACGGTCTCCGGATGCTCAAGTCGGCGAAAGATACGGAACAGTACGCCAACCGGGTCGAGACGACAGATGGCGTCTACGTCGTCCCTGCTTTCGTCGGTCTCGGTGCCCCGTACTGGAACTCTGACGTCCGCGGCGCCATCTTCGGCCTCACGCGCGGTACCGAGAAAGAACACTTCGTCCGGGCGACGCTCGAGTCGCTCGCCTATCAGACGCGTGACGTCTTGACGGCGATGGAACAAGACTCAGGGATCGAGTTGAAAACGCTCCGTGTCGATGGTGGCGCGGTCAACAACAACTTCCTCATGCAGTTCCAGGCCGATATCTTGGACGTTCCGGTCGAGCGGCCGGAAGTGAGCGAGACGACGGCACTCGGGGCCGCCTACCTCGCCGGTCTTGCCGTCGGATTCTGGAAAGACCAAGCGGAAATCAAGCAACAGTGGAAACTCGACCAACAGTTCGAACCGAGCATGGACGAGTCGCACCGCGAAAATCTCTACAAAGGTTGGCAGCACGCCGTCGAAGCGACGATGGGCTTCAAACCGTCAAAACTTGAATCGTAA
- a CDS encoding MIP/aquaporin family protein: MSAFVSEIIGTMLLILLGNGVVAGVVLRHSKAENAGWVVITFGWGFAVMIGVYAAGIYGGAHLNPAVTVGLATAGSFPWADVPAYILAQFIGAFIGAVLVFVHYKPHYDVTDDPGAKLATFSTAPGIRSTPFNLIGEIIGTFVLVFGILSFGANTFTDGLNPLIVGFLVVSIGLSLGGTTGYAINPARDLGPRIAHAILPIKGKGTSDWGYSWIPVVGPIIGAVIAALVYGILVP; encoded by the coding sequence ATGTCAGCATTCGTCAGCGAAATTATTGGTACAATGCTACTCATCTTGCTCGGTAACGGTGTCGTCGCCGGCGTCGTCCTCCGTCATTCGAAAGCGGAGAACGCAGGTTGGGTCGTCATCACGTTCGGTTGGGGCTTCGCCGTTATGATCGGGGTATACGCAGCCGGAATCTACGGAGGGGCGCACTTGAACCCTGCCGTCACGGTCGGGCTCGCGACAGCAGGCTCATTCCCTTGGGCTGATGTGCCAGCCTACATCTTGGCACAGTTTATCGGGGCGTTCATCGGGGCCGTCCTCGTGTTCGTGCACTACAAACCGCACTATGATGTGACCGACGATCCGGGTGCCAAACTGGCCACCTTCTCGACCGCACCAGGGATTCGTAGCACGCCGTTCAACTTGATCGGGGAAATCATTGGTACGTTCGTTCTCGTCTTCGGAATTTTGTCATTCGGGGCCAACACGTTCACGGACGGCTTGAATCCGCTCATCGTCGGTTTCCTCGTTGTCTCGATCGGTCTCTCACTTGGTGGTACAACGGGATATGCCATCAACCCGGCACGTGACCTCGGGCCGCGGATTGCGCATGCGATTCTTCCAATCAAAGGCAAAGGGACGTCGGACTGGGGCTATTCATGGATTCCGGTCGTCGGACCAATCATCGGGGCGGTCATCGCCGCATTGGTTTACGGCATTCTTGTCCCATAA
- a CDS encoding S41 family peptidase, translated as MKNSTAGLLAGATFVAGAGAGLATMAFTDTAALPTAIQPRSEGWDKVEQVRKLIEAHSLKDISDEALLIGALDGMTAALDDPYSDFLDAEETSQFTDSIESSFEGIGATLEKKGEDILIVAPIKGAPAEAAGLRPGDVITAVDGESIEGMAVEEAVRLIRGEKGTVVTLTIRRGGQEADYEITRDTIPIETVTSEVKEEGGKKIGYLQVTQFSEPTDEEFLVQLEELESQDIDSLIIDVRGNPGGLLPSVITMVEGFVLTDKPVVQIENAKGERESQSGRAREAKPYGLFVLTDEGSASASEILAGALKEGADATVIGNKTFGKGVVQTAFDLEDGSNLKLTTSKWLTPDGNWINEKGIEPDIEINQPDYFSVNRILAETDTLEVGDYGDSVSNLHTVLEGLGYEPGGQPGYYGDTMARAVSAFQEDNNLTANGVVDEDTASALESRLLEVIQDEANDAQLNRALEEAAK; from the coding sequence GTGAAAAATTCAACCGCTGGACTACTCGCCGGCGCCACATTCGTCGCCGGTGCCGGTGCAGGCCTCGCGACGATGGCGTTTACCGATACGGCCGCTTTACCGACCGCGATCCAACCTCGCAGTGAGGGTTGGGACAAAGTCGAACAAGTGCGCAAACTCATCGAGGCACACTCGCTAAAAGATATATCAGACGAAGCGTTGCTCATCGGGGCGCTCGACGGCATGACCGCAGCACTCGATGACCCGTACTCTGACTTCCTCGACGCGGAAGAGACGTCCCAATTCACCGACTCGATCGAGTCGAGTTTTGAAGGAATCGGCGCGACTTTGGAGAAGAAAGGAGAAGACATCTTAATCGTCGCTCCAATCAAAGGGGCGCCTGCCGAAGCGGCCGGGCTCCGTCCAGGAGATGTCATCACGGCCGTCGACGGCGAGTCGATCGAAGGGATGGCCGTCGAAGAGGCGGTCCGCCTCATCCGCGGGGAGAAAGGGACGGTCGTGACGCTCACGATTCGCCGAGGCGGCCAAGAGGCCGACTACGAGATCACGCGTGACACGATCCCGATTGAGACGGTGACGTCGGAAGTGAAAGAAGAGGGCGGTAAAAAGATCGGGTACTTGCAAGTGACGCAGTTCTCGGAACCGACCGATGAGGAGTTTTTAGTGCAACTCGAAGAGCTCGAGAGCCAAGACATCGATAGTCTCATCATTGACGTGCGCGGCAACCCGGGCGGTCTCTTGCCGTCGGTCATCACGATGGTCGAAGGGTTCGTCCTGACGGACAAGCCGGTCGTCCAAATCGAGAACGCCAAAGGGGAGCGCGAATCGCAGAGCGGCCGCGCCCGTGAGGCGAAACCGTACGGACTGTTCGTCTTGACGGACGAAGGCTCGGCCTCCGCGTCCGAGATTCTCGCCGGTGCGCTCAAAGAAGGCGCCGATGCGACTGTGATCGGCAACAAGACGTTCGGCAAAGGTGTCGTCCAGACGGCGTTCGACTTAGAGGACGGCAGCAACTTGAAGCTGACGACGAGCAAATGGCTCACACCGGACGGCAATTGGATCAACGAGAAAGGCATCGAGCCGGACATCGAGATCAACCAACCGGATTATTTCAGCGTCAACCGGATCTTAGCCGAGACGGACACGCTCGAGGTCGGCGATTACGGCGATTCGGTCTCGAACCTGCATACCGTCTTAGAGGGCCTTGGCTACGAGCCGGGCGGTCAGCCGGGCTATTACGGTGACACGATGGCCCGCGCCGTCTCCGCTTTCCAAGAAGACAACAACTTGACGGCGAACGGGGTCGTCGATGAGGACACGGCGTCGGCGCTCGAATCGCGTCTACTTGAAGTCATCCAAGACGAGGCGAACGACGCCCAGTTGAACCGCGCGCTCGAAGAAGCTGCAAAATAA
- a CDS encoding PDZ domain-containing protein produces the protein MSVSVLLTLIGSPLLWVTLVALAYISMTRIKRERAMFRSRRRSPKSDWRHFIWPSLLLAVLGSVATILLETTVNVEWLITFTVLYALVVLTMHPRFGSPAFPFLVMLGAVALRDVVSYGPLDRVVERVAEVDWPVYALVFGIVTLAEAILLRWNGNVETSPTLILSKRGQFIGGHVVKRLWFFPLVVFLPPSFGFDGPVPVILPIPIGVSLLSTGALPRTLLGRLSLYRGVLAIVALGLYGVSYVSDVPYAGYVLIALYVLYELALQLIKRENRATTPVFINGNRGAVIVDTLPGSPGETMQLIPGESIYKVNGTVITGGSSFYEALQIHKPYIKLEVLNLNGDIRFVQRAMYETDPHELGILFVGEPMSPRLRLRKL, from the coding sequence ATGAGTGTATCTGTATTGTTGACTTTGATCGGTAGTCCGCTGCTCTGGGTGACGCTCGTCGCCCTCGCTTACATATCCATGACACGCATCAAACGAGAGCGGGCGATGTTTCGGTCGCGCCGGCGCTCGCCGAAGTCGGACTGGCGCCACTTCATTTGGCCGAGTCTGCTCCTCGCCGTGCTCGGCTCGGTCGCGACGATCTTGCTCGAGACGACCGTCAACGTCGAATGGCTCATCACGTTCACCGTCCTGTACGCCCTCGTCGTATTGACGATGCATCCGCGCTTTGGCAGTCCGGCGTTCCCGTTCTTGGTTATGCTCGGTGCGGTCGCGCTTCGAGACGTCGTCTCGTACGGACCGCTCGACCGTGTCGTCGAACGGGTCGCCGAAGTCGACTGGCCGGTGTACGCGCTCGTCTTCGGGATCGTCACGCTCGCCGAGGCGATTCTCTTGCGCTGGAACGGGAACGTCGAGACGTCGCCGACGCTCATCTTGTCCAAACGTGGACAGTTCATCGGCGGCCACGTCGTCAAGCGGCTTTGGTTTTTCCCGCTCGTCGTGTTCCTTCCGCCATCGTTCGGATTCGACGGGCCGGTCCCGGTCATCTTGCCGATTCCGATCGGGGTGAGCCTGTTGTCGACGGGCGCGCTCCCACGGACGTTGCTCGGTCGGTTGAGCCTGTATCGGGGCGTCCTCGCCATCGTCGCGCTCGGCTTGTACGGGGTATCGTACGTGTCTGACGTGCCGTATGCCGGTTACGTCCTGATTGCCCTCTACGTGCTTTATGAGCTCGCCTTGCAGCTCATCAAACGCGAGAACCGCGCGACGACGCCGGTGTTCATCAACGGCAATCGCGGGGCGGTCATCGTCGACACGCTCCCCGGCTCACCGGGCGAGACGATGCAGCTCATCCCGGGCGAGTCGATCTATAAAGTGAACGGTACGGTCATCACAGGCGGGAGCAGCTTCTATGAGGCGCTCCAAATCCATAAACCGTACATCAAGCTCGAAGTGCTCAACTTGAACGGGGACATCCGGTTCGTGCAACGGGCGATGTACGAGACCGACCCGCATGAGCTCGGCATCTTGTTCGTTGGAGAGCCGATGAGCCCACGGCTTCGGTTACGCAAACTATAA
- the uvrA gene encoding excinuclease ABC subunit UvrA: MAEKKNAIVIKGARVNNLKNIDIEIPRDQLVVLTGLSGSGKSSLAFDTIYAEGQRRYVESLSAYARQFLGQMDKPDVDTIEGLSPAISIDQKTTSRNPRSTVGTVTEIYDYLRLLFARIGKPVCPNHGIEISSQTISQMVDQVMELPEKTRLQILAPIVSGRKGTHVKVFDSLKKEGFVRVRVNGETVELTEDIELDKNKKHSIEVVVDRLVVRPDVEGRLADSLETALRLADGRAIIDKMDGSELLFSEHHACPICGFSIGELEPRMFSFNSPFGACPTCDGLGTKLDVDPELVIPDPSKTLKEGAVAAWQPTSSQYYPQLLAAMCNHFDIDMDVPFERLSKRDQDLVLKGTDEESFLFRYENDFGQVRTNTIFFEGVLRNIERRYKETTSDYIREQMEMYMATHACPTCNGYRLKEETLAVKITGQHIGHVTELSVVNAIKLFDSIMNELSEKDIAIARLILQEICERLSFLNNVGLDYLTLSRAAGTLSGGEAQRIRLATQIGSRLTGVLYVLDEPSIGLHQRDNDRLIATLKQMRDIGNTLIVVEHDEDTMMEADYLIDIGPGAGEHGGEVIAAGTPKQLMKNRKSLTGQYLAGKKFIPLPAERKVPDERFLKILKAEENNLKGVDVSIPLGMFIAVTGVSGSGKSTLINEILYKSLAHHINRAKAKPGKHKKIEGLDQIDKVIDIDQSPIGRTPRSNPATYTGVFDDIRDVFATTNEAKMRGYKKGRFSFNVKGGRCEACRGDGIIKIEMHFLPDVYVPCEVCHGKRYNRETLEVKYKGKTIADVLDMTIEEGLDFFDKIPKIKRKIQTIHDVGLGYMKLGQPATELSGGEAQRVKLASELHKRSTGKTIYILDEPTTGLHVDDIARLLKVLQRLVENGDTVLVIEHNLDVIKSADYLIDLGPEGGDGGGTIVATGTPEEVAEVAASYTGKYLKPVLERDADRAKPKAGKRK, translated from the coding sequence ATGGCTGAAAAGAAAAATGCGATCGTCATCAAAGGGGCGCGCGTCAACAACTTGAAAAACATCGATATCGAGATCCCGCGGGACCAGCTCGTCGTCTTGACGGGCTTGTCCGGTTCCGGGAAGTCCTCGCTCGCGTTCGACACGATTTACGCCGAAGGGCAGCGTCGTTACGTCGAGAGCCTGTCCGCCTATGCCCGTCAGTTCCTCGGGCAGATGGACAAACCGGACGTCGACACGATCGAGGGTCTCAGTCCGGCCATCTCGATTGACCAGAAGACGACGAGCCGCAACCCGCGCTCGACGGTCGGGACGGTCACCGAGATTTACGATTACTTACGACTCTTGTTCGCCCGCATCGGCAAACCGGTCTGTCCGAACCACGGCATCGAGATCTCGAGCCAGACGATCTCGCAAATGGTCGACCAAGTGATGGAGCTTCCAGAGAAGACGCGTCTGCAGATCTTGGCGCCGATCGTCTCCGGGCGAAAAGGGACGCACGTCAAAGTGTTCGACTCACTCAAGAAAGAAGGGTTCGTCCGTGTCCGCGTCAACGGGGAGACGGTCGAATTGACGGAGGACATCGAACTCGACAAAAACAAGAAACATTCGATCGAAGTCGTCGTCGACCGGCTCGTCGTCCGACCAGACGTCGAAGGGCGTCTCGCCGACTCACTCGAGACGGCGCTCCGCCTTGCAGACGGCCGGGCCATCATCGACAAGATGGACGGGAGCGAGCTGTTGTTCAGCGAGCATCACGCCTGCCCGATTTGCGGCTTCTCGATCGGTGAACTCGAACCGCGCATGTTCTCGTTCAACTCACCGTTCGGCGCTTGTCCGACGTGTGACGGCCTCGGCACGAAACTCGACGTCGACCCGGAACTCGTCATCCCGGACCCGTCGAAGACGTTGAAAGAAGGCGCGGTCGCCGCATGGCAACCGACGAGTTCACAATACTATCCGCAACTGCTCGCCGCGATGTGCAACCACTTCGACATCGACATGGACGTGCCGTTCGAGCGCCTGTCCAAACGCGACCAGGACCTCGTCTTGAAAGGGACGGACGAAGAGTCGTTCTTGTTCCGCTATGAGAACGACTTCGGTCAAGTCCGGACGAACACGATCTTCTTCGAAGGGGTGCTCCGTAACATCGAGCGCCGCTATAAAGAGACGACGTCCGACTATATCCGTGAACAGATGGAGATGTACATGGCGACACACGCCTGTCCGACGTGCAACGGCTATCGTCTGAAAGAAGAGACGCTCGCCGTCAAGATCACGGGGCAACATATCGGGCATGTGACCGAGCTGTCCGTCGTCAACGCCATCAAGCTGTTCGATTCGATCATGAACGAGCTGAGCGAGAAAGACATCGCCATCGCGCGCCTGATCTTGCAAGAGATTTGTGAGCGGCTCAGCTTCCTCAACAACGTCGGGCTCGACTACTTGACGTTGTCACGGGCGGCCGGGACGCTCTCGGGCGGGGAAGCGCAACGGATCCGTCTCGCCACGCAAATCGGTTCACGGCTCACGGGCGTCTTGTACGTCTTGGACGAACCGTCGATCGGGCTCCATCAGCGCGACAACGACCGCTTGATCGCGACGCTCAAGCAGATGCGCGACATCGGCAACACACTCATCGTCGTCGAACATGACGAGGACACGATGATGGAAGCCGACTACTTGATCGACATCGGACCGGGGGCGGGCGAGCATGGAGGCGAAGTCATTGCCGCCGGCACGCCGAAGCAGCTCATGAAAAACCGAAAATCGCTCACCGGTCAATATTTGGCCGGCAAGAAGTTCATCCCGCTCCCGGCGGAACGGAAAGTGCCGGACGAACGGTTCCTCAAAATCTTGAAGGCGGAAGAGAACAACTTGAAAGGGGTCGACGTCTCGATTCCGCTCGGCATGTTCATCGCCGTGACGGGCGTCTCCGGTTCCGGGAAGTCGACGCTCATCAACGAGATTTTGTACAAGTCGCTCGCCCACCATATCAACCGGGCGAAAGCGAAGCCCGGGAAGCATAAGAAGATCGAGGGGCTCGACCAGATTGACAAAGTCATCGACATCGACCAGTCCCCGATCGGACGGACGCCGCGCTCGAACCCGGCGACGTACACGGGCGTGTTCGACGATATCCGTGACGTGTTCGCCACGACGAACGAGGCGAAGATGCGCGGCTATAAGAAAGGCCGCTTCAGTTTCAACGTCAAAGGCGGACGCTGCGAGGCATGCCGCGGGGACGGGATCATCAAGATCGAGATGCACTTCCTCCCTGACGTGTACGTCCCGTGTGAGGTGTGTCACGGGAAACGCTATAACCGTGAGACGCTCGAAGTGAAGTACAAAGGCAAGACGATTGCCGACGTGCTCGACATGACGATCGAGGAAGGACTCGACTTCTTTGACAAAATTCCGAAAATCAAGCGGAAGATCCAGACGATCCATGACGTCGGTCTCGGCTACATGAAACTCGGCCAACCGGCGACCGAACTGTCGGGCGGGGAGGCGCAACGCGTCAAGCTCGCCTCCGAGCTCCATAAACGGTCGACCGGGAAGACGATTTACATTTTGGACGAACCGACGACCGGGCTCCACGTCGACGATATCGCGCGCTTGTTGAAAGTGCTGCAACGTCTCGTCGAGAACGGGGACACGGTGCTCGTCATCGAGCATAACCTCGACGTCATCAAGTCGGCCGACTACTTGATCGACCTCGGCCCTGAAGGCGGGGACGGCGGTGGCACGATCGTCGCGACGGGGACGCCAGAAGAGGTCGCTGAGGTCGCGGCGTCGTATACCGGCAAGTATTTGAAGCCGGTGTTAGAGCGCGATGCGGATCGGGCGAAACCGAAAGCAGGAAAACGGAAGTAA